The following proteins come from a genomic window of Aequorivita marisscotiae:
- a CDS encoding T9SS type A sorting domain-containing protein, which yields MKKLLFLFLILFTTQIAVAQPPEYFVDNWYLHSFSFSDEEVFINTLGLTEGPTLITESDFTLHGTSFCNNYSGNYEYIEPGPIGVNEMFIPRNIVRETENCGDFEAMETHFFIPFLNEDVADIYFIDLPGTEKMIVLQYFSFPGYQVYKNFPALNISDNKSIKDLLVFPNPAQNKLIIHSAIHNFESVSITDINGRIVMNSVNNNSKEIDVSNFNAGMYFITIQSSEGNITKKFIKN from the coding sequence ATGAAAAAACTGCTGTTTCTTTTTTTAATCCTTTTTACCACTCAAATTGCAGTTGCCCAACCACCAGAATATTTTGTTGACAACTGGTATTTGCACAGTTTTTCATTCAGTGATGAAGAAGTTTTCATAAATACATTAGGATTAACTGAAGGCCCAACCTTAATTACAGAAAGTGACTTTACGCTTCACGGAACTTCTTTTTGTAACAATTATTCCGGAAATTATGAATATATAGAACCTGGTCCTATAGGTGTTAATGAGATGTTTATTCCTCGGAATATTGTTCGTGAAACTGAAAATTGTGGAGATTTTGAGGCCATGGAAACACACTTTTTCATTCCTTTCCTTAATGAAGATGTGGCCGATATTTATTTCATAGATCTACCTGGGACTGAAAAAATGATCGTACTGCAATATTTTAGTTTTCCTGGATACCAAGTATATAAAAACTTTCCTGCGCTCAACATATCAGACAATAAATCTATTAAGGACTTACTTGTTTTTCCAAATCCGGCACAGAATAAATTAATTATCCATTCCGCTATTCACAATTTTGAATCTGTTTCAATAACAGATATTAACGGAAGAATTGTAATGAATTCGGTAAACAATAATTCAAAAGAAATAGATGTTTCCAACTTTAATGCAGGAATGTACTTTATTACCATTCAATCTTCCGAAGGAAATATTACAAAAAAATTCATCAAAAATTGA
- a CDS encoding CopD family protein, protein MEQYYPYIKSLHLIFVITWFAGLFYIVRLFVYQIEASQKPSPDKEILGEQLKIMASRLWNIITWPSMVLALVFGFWLLGMRLFFVSDAWMQVKLAFVVALIIYQFKCHQIFKQLQKGEVKYSSNYMRLFNEVPTLILFAVVFLVILKSAVNWIYGTVGIFVFAIMLMIGYKIYKRIREKNN, encoded by the coding sequence ATGGAACAATATTACCCCTACATAAAATCGCTGCACTTAATATTTGTAATTACCTGGTTTGCGGGACTTTTTTATATTGTGCGTTTATTTGTTTATCAAATTGAAGCTTCACAAAAACCATCGCCCGACAAGGAAATTTTGGGCGAACAACTAAAAATAATGGCTTCGCGGCTATGGAATATTATTACATGGCCCAGTATGGTTTTGGCATTGGTATTCGGGTTTTGGTTACTCGGAATGCGTTTATTTTTTGTGAGCGACGCTTGGATGCAGGTAAAACTGGCTTTTGTAGTGGCTTTAATAATTTATCAATTTAAATGCCACCAAATATTTAAACAACTTCAAAAAGGCGAGGTTAAATACTCGTCCAATTATATGCGCCTCTTTAACGAAGTGCCCACTCTCATTTTATTTGCCGTGGTATTTCTGGTTATATTAAAAAGTGCCGTTAACTGGATTTATGGCACCGTGGGTATTTTCGTTTTTGCAATTATGTTAATGATCGGATATAAAATTTACAAAAGAATTAGAGAGAAAAACAATTGA
- a CDS encoding MATE family efflux transporter, protein MNNKSAALGTEPIGSLLIKQAVPASIGILVMSLNILVDTIFVGNWIGSIAIAAINVVLPVSFFIAALGMAIGIGGSSIISRALGSGNKERALKTFGNQITLTLLLTTAMVVFGLIFINELIPAFGGKGAIFEPAKIYYRIVLYGVPLLALCMMGNNVIRAEGKPKFAMIAMIIPSVGNLILDYILIYHLDMGMAGAAWATTISYGLCFLYVLYFFLSDKSELQISMPHFGLDLPILKEMSALGFVTLSRQAVVSITYLLMNNILFDIGGESSVASYGIIARMLMFALFPILGVTQGFLPIAGYNYGAHQFTRVRESINKAILYAGGLGLVIFTVIIIFPEAIVSVFTNDIDILSKTPEYMRWVFAATPIIAIQLIGSAYFQAIGKAVPALLLTLTRQGFFFIPLIFILPHYFGELGVWISFPAADVLSTIVTGYFLNREIRKTLTD, encoded by the coding sequence ATGAACAATAAATCTGCCGCTTTAGGCACAGAACCCATTGGAAGTTTATTAATTAAACAAGCGGTTCCTGCCTCTATTGGAATTCTAGTGATGTCGCTGAATATTTTAGTCGACACCATTTTTGTAGGAAATTGGATTGGTTCCATCGCTATAGCTGCAATTAATGTGGTTCTGCCTGTTTCATTTTTTATCGCTGCCTTGGGAATGGCCATTGGAATTGGCGGTTCATCTATAATTTCGCGTGCTCTTGGAAGCGGAAATAAAGAGCGCGCATTAAAAACCTTCGGCAATCAAATTACCCTAACGCTGTTACTTACTACCGCAATGGTAGTTTTCGGATTAATTTTTATAAATGAACTTATTCCGGCCTTCGGTGGTAAAGGGGCTATTTTTGAACCTGCCAAAATCTATTACCGCATTGTGCTCTACGGAGTGCCACTTTTGGCGTTATGTATGATGGGCAATAATGTAATCCGCGCTGAAGGAAAACCGAAGTTTGCAATGATTGCGATGATAATTCCGTCGGTGGGGAATCTGATCTTAGATTACATTTTAATTTATCATTTAGATATGGGAATGGCTGGTGCCGCTTGGGCAACCACCATTTCGTACGGTTTATGTTTTTTGTATGTGCTTTATTTCTTTTTAAGCGATAAATCGGAACTACAAATAAGTATGCCGCACTTTGGTTTAGATCTGCCTATTTTAAAGGAAATGTCTGCACTTGGATTTGTTACGCTTTCTCGACAGGCTGTGGTGAGCATAACCTATCTTTTAATGAACAATATTTTGTTCGACATTGGCGGCGAATCCTCCGTTGCTTCCTATGGTATTATTGCCCGCATGTTAATGTTTGCACTCTTCCCTATCCTTGGGGTTACACAAGGTTTTTTACCCATAGCTGGGTATAATTATGGAGCACATCAATTTACACGCGTACGCGAAAGTATTAACAAAGCAATACTTTATGCTGGCGGCTTGGGCCTCGTTATATTTACCGTTATAATAATTTTCCCTGAAGCTATTGTTTCAGTATTTACAAATGATATAGATATACTTTCAAAAACCCCTGAATATATGCGTTGGGTTTTTGCCGCAACACCTATAATTGCAATCCAACTTATTGGCTCCGCATACTTTCAAGCAATTGGGAAGGCTGTTCCGGCCCTGCTTCTAACTTTAACACGGCAAGGGTTTTTCTTTATTCCACTTATTTTTATACTGCCCCATTATTTTGGCGAACTTGGGGTTTGGATTTCCTTTCCCGCGGCCGATGTGCTCTCTACTATTGTAACGGGTTATTTTTTGAATCGGGAAATCCGGAAAACGCTTACGGACTAG
- the hemH gene encoding ferrochelatase: MKGVLLVNLGSPDSTDPKDVKKYLDEFLMDPRVIDVPFWLRSFIVRGIILNTRPKKSAEAYQKIWWDEGSPLIVLSERLQKKIQNKTTVPVALAMRYGSMTLKKGLQELVDQGVDEVLTIPLYPQFAMATTETIDVKVEELKNEFFPQLKITSLPAFYNKPEYIEVLAKSMAEKLEGLDYEHLIFSYHGVPERHIYKRDITKSHCKIDGSCCVTESPAHQFCYRHQCFKTTELVAAKLNLKPGTYSNAFQSRLGFDPWLKPPTDRTIERLGLEGIKKIAIVTPAFVSDCLETLEEIAMEGEEIFHEAGGKEFTVIPCLNDRDDWAEVLTGWIDQWRIVDTKTAIA; this comes from the coding sequence ATGAAGGGAGTTCTCCTTGTAAATCTCGGCTCGCCAGACAGCACCGATCCAAAAGATGTTAAAAAATATTTAGACGAATTTTTAATGGATCCTCGGGTCATAGACGTGCCCTTTTGGTTGCGTTCCTTTATCGTTCGTGGAATTATTTTAAATACGCGACCAAAAAAATCTGCCGAAGCCTATCAAAAAATTTGGTGGGACGAGGGTTCGCCATTAATAGTGCTTTCTGAAAGACTTCAGAAAAAAATACAAAACAAAACTACGGTTCCGGTGGCCTTGGCAATGCGCTACGGTAGTATGACACTTAAAAAAGGATTACAAGAATTGGTAGATCAAGGCGTAGATGAAGTATTAACAATTCCGCTTTATCCGCAATTTGCAATGGCAACTACAGAAACCATTGACGTGAAGGTGGAAGAACTTAAAAATGAATTTTTTCCACAATTAAAAATTACTTCCCTCCCCGCATTTTACAATAAACCCGAATATATTGAAGTACTCGCAAAGAGCATGGCAGAAAAGCTGGAAGGTTTAGATTATGAGCATCTAATATTTAGCTATCACGGGGTTCCGGAAAGACATATTTATAAGCGCGATATTACAAAAAGCCACTGTAAAATTGATGGCAGCTGCTGCGTAACCGAGTCACCAGCACACCAATTTTGCTACCGTCACCAATGTTTTAAAACCACCGAATTAGTTGCTGCAAAATTAAATTTAAAACCGGGCACCTACTCCAATGCCTTTCAATCGCGCTTGGGTTTTGACCCGTGGTTAAAACCGCCAACCGATAGGACCATTGAGCGTTTAGGCCTTGAAGGCATAAAAAAAATAGCCATTGTAACCCCGGCATTTGTAAGCGATTGTCTTGAAACTTTGGAAGAAATAGCCATGGAAGGTGAAGAAATTTTTCACGAAGCAGGCGGAAAGGAATTCACGGTAATTCCATGCTTGAACGACCGCGACGATTGGGCCGAAGTGCTAACGGGCTGGATTGATCAATGGCGTATAGTTGATACAAAAACTGCGATTGCCTAA
- a CDS encoding T9SS type A sorting domain-containing protein produces MKKLLLLVFGISMLSSFAQPAGMLNETFRLKSLYIGNTYLTPNGENPNLTIYEVAGDYVLDADGILNTMNAATSFNGNSMTLNNYGVTLHDCIEPNCYYEDLYFYDVLTNLNLETKTFTFFYSENNGFKFLRLRDANYNTAYYSTEPAPIANPMLFQTWYLFMQEVDMGDPIFYNGPNPPQITINPDFTYTGIESCATISGDFILGSGDIYLFQLQPQNYINDESNCQPGEAEYALYEIQGRMLLDTSVYEGNDGNDYLSWEYAPGFLSHFTNILLSTSENNFSDLKLFPNPAQNKLFIQSIISDFDSVSITDINGRIIVSFKNMISNEIDVSALKAGMYFLNITSSEGNTTKKFIKN; encoded by the coding sequence ATGAAAAAACTACTACTTCTTGTATTTGGTATTTCAATGTTGTCATCATTTGCGCAGCCCGCTGGAATGCTGAACGAAACTTTTCGCTTAAAATCCTTATACATTGGAAATACGTATCTAACCCCTAATGGCGAAAATCCTAATTTAACTATTTACGAAGTTGCAGGGGATTACGTTTTGGATGCTGACGGCATTTTAAACACAATGAATGCAGCGACAAGTTTCAACGGAAATTCAATGACGCTCAATAATTATGGTGTTACGCTACACGATTGTATAGAACCTAATTGCTATTATGAAGATTTATATTTTTATGATGTCTTAACAAATCTGAATCTCGAGACTAAAACATTCACCTTTTTCTATTCTGAAAACAACGGTTTTAAATTTTTAAGGCTGAGAGATGCAAATTACAATACTGCATATTATAGCACAGAACCTGCGCCCATAGCCAATCCCATGTTGTTTCAAACTTGGTATCTCTTTATGCAAGAAGTAGATATGGGCGATCCCATTTTTTATAACGGACCCAATCCACCACAAATAACTATAAATCCAGATTTTACATATACTGGCATTGAAAGCTGCGCAACAATTAGTGGCGATTTTATTTTAGGAAGTGGCGATATTTATTTATTTCAATTACAGCCACAGAATTATATAAATGACGAAAGCAATTGCCAGCCGGGTGAAGCAGAATACGCTTTGTATGAAATTCAAGGTAGAATGTTATTAGACACCAGTGTTTATGAAGGAAATGACGGAAATGATTATCTTTCATGGGAATATGCCCCAGGCTTTCTCTCCCATTTTACCAACATATTACTCTCCACTTCTGAAAATAACTTTTCTGATTTGAAGCTCTTCCCTAATCCAGCCCAAAACAAATTATTTATACAATCCATTATTAGTGACTTCGATTCAGTTTCCATTACAGATATTAACGGCAGAATAATTGTTTCATTTAAAAATATGATTTCAAATGAAATAGATGTTTCAGCATTAAAAGCTGGTATGTATTTTTTGAATATCACTTCTTCCGAAGGAAATACTACGAAGAAATTTATTAAAAATTAA
- a CDS encoding sensor histidine kinase — protein sequence MYFYRKSLRTRIFLSLFLLVLGASVLIAIVTVFQYKEEAQDYHRDRLLRKEAAIRENINYILKTTTYPVETAQIPLIFKEKIYEIKDIHSLEIFLYDLNGNLLKSSKPSFFKDTVLPKMNEKALNALQNSPTKSYIKEFEEGGQKYQSSYTYITDSYFKPLAILNLPYIEDDGFITKELTEYLYRLGVAYFFMLLVATIMAYFLSKYITRSLKEISDKLSETRFDTRNKKIHISDTPQEIAVLINSYNQMIDELEKSAAQLAASERETAWREMAKQVAHEIKNPLTPMRLTVQSFQRKFDCNDPDFDTKMAEYTNTLLQQIDTLSSIASAFSTYAKMPAQQDETLNVVKISKLALDIFNEDYIYFFSDEDEIRARFDRTQLIRVVTNLVKNSIQSVEQEKPENPRIDVVVKMENTFVNISVSDNGIGVPEENRSCIFEPQFTTKTSGMGLGLGMVKNIVETYGGTITLVSTQEKTTFKVSFPAMI from the coding sequence ATGTACTTTTACAGAAAATCACTTCGCACGCGTATTTTTCTTTCCTTGTTCCTATTGGTTTTGGGAGCCTCTGTACTAATTGCTATTGTTACCGTTTTTCAATATAAAGAAGAAGCGCAGGATTATCATCGCGACAGACTTTTACGAAAAGAAGCCGCAATCAGGGAGAACATTAATTACATTTTAAAAACCACTACTTATCCCGTAGAAACCGCACAAATTCCGCTAATTTTTAAAGAGAAAATTTACGAAATTAAAGACATTCACAGCCTCGAGATTTTTCTTTACGATCTAAATGGCAATCTTTTAAAATCGTCAAAACCTTCATTTTTTAAGGATACCGTTTTACCCAAGATGAATGAAAAAGCGCTGAATGCGCTTCAAAATTCGCCAACCAAAAGCTATATAAAAGAGTTTGAAGAAGGCGGCCAAAAGTATCAATCCTCTTACACCTACATTACCGATAGTTATTTTAAACCGCTGGCAATACTTAATCTGCCCTATATTGAAGACGACGGTTTTATAACCAAAGAACTCACCGAATATCTTTATAGGCTTGGGGTAGCCTATTTTTTTATGTTGCTAGTGGCAACTATAATGGCCTATTTTCTTTCTAAATATATTACCCGATCCCTAAAGGAAATTAGCGACAAATTATCTGAAACCCGTTTTGACACCCGCAATAAAAAAATTCATATTAGCGATACACCCCAAGAAATTGCCGTACTTATAAACAGTTACAACCAAATGATAGACGAGCTGGAAAAAAGTGCCGCACAACTTGCCGCCAGCGAACGGGAGACTGCTTGGCGCGAAATGGCAAAACAAGTTGCGCACGAAATTAAAAACCCGTTAACACCCATGCGGCTTACCGTACAAAGTTTTCAACGAAAATTTGATTGTAACGACCCCGATTTCGACACCAAAATGGCCGAATACACCAATACTTTACTTCAGCAAATAGATACGTTAAGCTCCATTGCATCGGCCTTCTCTACCTACGCAAAAATGCCTGCCCAACAAGATGAAACACTAAATGTTGTTAAAATAAGCAAGCTTGCCTTAGATATTTTTAATGAAGATTATATCTATTTCTTTTCAGATGAAGATGAAATACGAGCGCGTTTTGATAGAACACAACTCATTAGAGTAGTTACCAATTTGGTTAAAAACAGCATTCAATCTGTAGAACAAGAAAAACCCGAAAATCCACGAATTGATGTTGTGGTAAAAATGGAAAATACTTTTGTAAATATTTCAGTTTCAGACAACGGAATTGGCGTGCCCGAAGAAAATAGAAGTTGCATTTTTGAACCACAATTTACAACCAAAACCAGCGGAATGGGCCTAGGTTTAGGAATGGTAAAAAATATAGTTGAAACTTACGGCGGCACAATAACGTTGGTATCTACCCAAGAAAAAACCACTTTTAAAGTTTCATTTCCCGCAATGATTTAG